The Litchfieldia alkalitelluris genome has a window encoding:
- a CDS encoding EAL domain-containing protein, with translation MMNKHNYLNFILFLSSKRHDLFQEFKKSEEIKELMKHEKVSTFFQPILSLEDGSTVGFEILNRPYMTKLFPTTESFYNYVGRSSNVVLIEHFLRELSLARYSEQVQQLNENTNQLVFLNIQSQVLADPSYRSGKTLELLEKYNLSPKNVVLELTEKEAVLDYNRFEIMINHYRKQGFRIAVDDAGTGYNSLQTLINIKPEFIKIDKSLVRNINTHPEQQYLVEILLRYSLQTETKVIAEGIETKSEFNYLKDLGVHLGQGYALGKPFSKPANGKLPL, from the coding sequence ATGATGAATAAGCACAACTATTTAAACTTTATCCTCTTTTTATCCTCTAAACGACACGACCTATTTCAAGAGTTTAAAAAAAGTGAAGAGATAAAAGAATTAATGAAGCATGAAAAAGTGAGCACATTTTTTCAACCAATTCTTTCTCTTGAAGATGGTTCCACAGTTGGATTTGAAATATTAAACCGCCCTTATATGACAAAATTATTTCCAACAACAGAGTCCTTTTATAACTATGTTGGTAGGAGCTCTAATGTGGTTTTAATTGAACATTTTTTACGTGAGCTCTCTCTAGCTAGGTATTCGGAGCAAGTACAACAATTAAATGAAAATACTAATCAATTAGTATTTTTAAATATACAATCTCAGGTGCTAGCTGACCCGTCTTATAGAAGTGGTAAAACATTGGAGTTACTTGAAAAATATAACCTGTCTCCCAAAAATGTAGTGTTAGAGCTTACTGAAAAAGAGGCCGTGTTAGATTATAATCGCTTTGAGATTATGATAAATCATTACAGAAAACAAGGCTTTCGCATTGCTGTTGATGATGCAGGAACGGGATATAACAGCTTACAGACCCTCATTAATATAAAACCAGAATTTATCAAAATTGATAAATCACTAGTTCGCAATATAAATACGCACCCAGAGCAACAATACTTAGTAGAGATACTTCTAAGATATTCCTTACAAACGGAAACAAAGGTGATTGCGGAGGGGATAGAAACCAAATCAGAATTTAATTATCTGAAAGATCTAGGGGTTCATTTGGGACAAGGGTATGCATTAGGTAAACCATTTTCTAAACCAGCAAATGGAAAACTCCCTTTGTAA
- a CDS encoding type 1 glutamine amidotransferase domain-containing protein, with amino-acid sequence MKLKGKRVIQLVSDEFEDLELWYPVLRLREEGAEVTIVGEKANEKYIGKYGVPIVSDLAFKDVDANDYDAILVPGGWSPDKLRRYDEVLSMVKTMDDQEKPIGQICHAGWVLISAKILNGKKVTSTPGIKDDMMNAGATWLDEPVVVDGHLVSSRRPPDLPDYMREFINVFSK; translated from the coding sequence ATTAAAAGGTAAAAGAGTCATTCAACTTGTAAGTGATGAGTTTGAAGATTTAGAGCTTTGGTACCCAGTTCTTCGTTTAAGAGAAGAAGGGGCAGAGGTGACTATTGTCGGTGAGAAAGCTAATGAGAAATATATTGGAAAGTATGGGGTTCCAATTGTTTCTGACTTAGCGTTTAAAGATGTAGATGCAAATGACTATGATGCGATTTTAGTACCAGGTGGTTGGTCACCTGATAAATTGAGAAGGTATGATGAAGTATTAAGCATGGTAAAAACAATGGACGATCAAGAAAAACCGATTGGTCAAATTTGTCATGCAGGCTGGGTGCTCATATCAGCTAAGATTTTAAATGGTAAAAAAGTAACAAGTACACCTGGGATTAAGGATGATATGATGAATGCAGGTGCTACATGGTTAGATGAACCAGTTGTAGTAGACGGTCATCTTGTATCAAGTCGTCGTCCACCTGATTTACCGGATTATATGAGGGAATTTATTAACGTGTTTTCTAAGTAA